In one window of Chryseobacterium viscerum DNA:
- a CDS encoding ribonucleoside-diphosphate reductase subunit alpha translates to MEEQNSNIWWLNEESEQMLNRGYLLKGETVDGAIDRITTAAAKRLYKPELQPAFKEMITKGWISFSSPVWANMGTERGLPISCFNAHIPDSIEGITHKMGEVIMQTKIGGGTSGYFGELRNRGTAVTDNGKSSGAVSFMKLFDTAMDVVSQGGVRRGAFAAYLDIDHGDIEEFLSIKDIGSPIQNLFTGVCVPDYWMQDMIDGDMEKRKVWARVLESRQQKGLPYIFFTDNVNRNKPQVYKDLGMTVNASNLCSEIMLPSTMEESFICCLSSMNLELYDEWKDTDAVKLAVYFLDAVLSEFIDKTEGNYYLQGARNFAMRHRALGLGVLGYHSYLQKNMIPFESFEATQFNARAFRHIKEQAEQASRELANIYGEPEVLKGYGLRNTTTMAIAPTTSSSAILGQTSPGIEPFSSNYYKAGLAKGNFMRKNKYLAKLLKEKGLDNEETWRTIMLNHGSVQHLNELTPEEKAVFKTFKEISPMEIISQAAQRQQYIDQAQSLNLQIPSTMPVKDVNYLYIEAWKKGVKTLYYQRSSSVSKEMMVNFVSCSSCEA, encoded by the coding sequence ATGGAAGAGCAAAATTCAAATATATGGTGGCTCAATGAAGAGTCTGAGCAGATGCTGAACAGAGGATATCTGTTGAAAGGTGAAACGGTAGACGGAGCTATCGACAGAATTACCACTGCCGCTGCAAAAAGGTTATACAAACCCGAACTTCAACCGGCATTCAAAGAAATGATCACGAAAGGATGGATCAGTTTTTCTTCTCCTGTATGGGCAAATATGGGAACAGAAAGGGGACTTCCTATCTCATGTTTCAATGCTCACATTCCGGACAGCATCGAAGGGATTACTCACAAAATGGGTGAAGTAATCATGCAGACTAAAATCGGAGGTGGTACTTCAGGATATTTCGGGGAATTGAGAAATAGAGGAACCGCTGTAACTGATAACGGAAAATCTTCAGGAGCAGTTTCATTCATGAAGCTTTTTGATACGGCTATGGACGTTGTTTCACAAGGAGGCGTAAGAAGAGGAGCTTTTGCTGCTTACCTAGATATTGACCACGGAGATATTGAAGAATTTTTATCCATTAAAGATATCGGTAGCCCGATTCAAAACCTGTTTACCGGAGTATGTGTACCAGATTACTGGATGCAGGATATGATAGACGGTGATATGGAAAAACGTAAAGTTTGGGCAAGAGTATTGGAAAGCCGCCAGCAAAAAGGTCTTCCGTATATTTTCTTCACAGACAACGTAAACAGAAATAAACCTCAGGTGTATAAAGATTTAGGAATGACGGTAAATGCAAGTAACCTTTGTTCTGAAATCATGCTTCCGTCTACTATGGAAGAATCTTTCATCTGCTGTCTGTCTTCTATGAACCTTGAACTATATGATGAGTGGAAAGATACAGATGCTGTAAAATTAGCAGTATACTTCCTTGATGCTGTATTATCAGAGTTTATTGACAAAACTGAAGGTAACTACTATCTGCAGGGAGCAAGAAACTTTGCAATGCGTCACAGAGCTCTTGGATTAGGAGTTTTAGGATACCACTCTTATTTACAGAAAAATATGATTCCGTTTGAAAGCTTTGAAGCAACCCAGTTCAACGCAAGAGCATTCAGACATATTAAAGAGCAGGCTGAGCAGGCTTCAAGAGAGCTTGCCAACATCTATGGAGAACCGGAAGTATTGAAAGGATACGGGTTAAGAAATACCACTACAATGGCTATCGCTCCTACTACTTCAAGTTCAGCAATCTTAGGACAGACTTCTCCTGGAATCGAGCCTTTCTCTTCTAACTATTATAAAGCAGGTCTTGCTAAAGGAAACTTTATGCGTAAAAACAAATACCTTGCAAAACTATTGAAAGAAAAAGGATTGGATAACGAAGAAACATGGAGAACAATCATGTTGAACCACGGATCTGTACAGCATCTTAATGAGCTTACCCCTGAAGAAAAGGCAGTATTCAAAACATTCAAAGAAATTTCTCCAATGGAGATTATCTCTCAGGCAGCACAGAGACAGCAATACATTGACCAGGCACAGTCACTGAATCTTCAGATTCCTTCTACAATGCCTGTAAAAGATGTTAACTATCTTTATATTGAAGCTTGGAAAAAAGGAGTAAAAACACTTTACTACCAAAGAAGTTCTTCTGTTTCAAAAGAAATGATGGTCAACTTTGTATCATGTTCAAGCTGTGAGGCATAA
- a CDS encoding ribonucleotide-diphosphate reductase subunit beta, whose amino-acid sequence MGIFDKRVSYKPFEYPEVLQFVEAINKSFWVHSEVDFTADVQDFHSQLEPHEKHAVKNALLAIAQIEVSVKTFWGNLYNHLPKPEFNGLGSTFAECEFRHSEAYSRLLEVLGYNDEFLNVIEIPAVKGRIEFLGNALKHANSATPKEYVSALLLFSILVENVSLFSQFAIILSFTRFKGFMKNVSNIIAWTSVDEQIHANAGIYLINKIREEQPDLLTDSDIEDIYTLVDESIAREGDILSWIFELGEIDNVSKEDLLNFMKYRVDDSLKKINMKTRYNITPEQYKPMVWFEEEVFANSLDDFFAKRPVDYTKHDKSITANDLF is encoded by the coding sequence ATGGGAATTTTTGATAAAAGAGTAAGCTATAAGCCATTTGAATACCCGGAGGTTCTTCAATTTGTAGAGGCAATCAACAAATCGTTCTGGGTGCATTCGGAAGTGGACTTTACTGCAGATGTTCAGGATTTTCATTCGCAGTTGGAACCACATGAAAAGCATGCTGTGAAAAATGCGCTGTTAGCCATTGCACAGATCGAGGTGTCTGTAAAGACATTCTGGGGAAATTTATACAACCACCTTCCAAAGCCGGAATTCAATGGATTAGGATCTACTTTTGCAGAATGCGAGTTTCGTCATTCTGAAGCATATTCCCGTTTATTAGAGGTATTAGGATATAATGATGAATTCCTTAATGTAATCGAAATTCCTGCTGTAAAAGGAAGAATCGAGTTTTTAGGAAATGCTTTAAAGCATGCTAATTCTGCTACTCCGAAAGAATATGTTTCCGCTTTATTGCTGTTCAGTATTTTAGTGGAAAACGTTTCTCTTTTCTCGCAGTTTGCCATTATCCTTTCTTTCACAAGATTCAAAGGATTCATGAAAAACGTTTCCAATATCATTGCATGGACTTCAGTAGATGAGCAGATTCACGCCAACGCAGGAATCTACCTGATCAACAAAATCCGTGAGGAACAACCTGACTTATTAACAGACAGCGATATTGAAGATATCTATACATTGGTAGACGAGTCTATCGCAAGAGAAGGTGATATCCTTAGCTGGATCTTTGAACTAGGAGAAATCGACAATGTTTCCAAAGAAGACCTGTTGAACTTCATGAAATACCGTGTGGATGACAGCTTGAAGAAAATCAACATGAAAACAAGATACAACATCACTCCGGAACAATACAAACCAATGGTATGGTTCGAAGAGGAAGTTTTCGCGAATTCACTGGATGATTTCTTTGCAAAAAGACCTGTAGACTACACAAAACACGACAAGAGTATTACAGCAAACGATTTGTTTTAA
- a CDS encoding ABC transporter ATP-binding protein: MLVIQDLNKSYDTGKSKLHVLKGINLNISEGEFVSIMGSSGSGKSTLLNIIGILDEKDSGTYELDGVPIEHLSEIKAAEYRSRFLGFIFQSFNLINYKTALENVALPLYYQNVPRKERNQKAMEYLEKVGLAQWANHLPSELSGGQKQRVAIARALITNPKVVLADEPTGALDSKTTHDIMKLLQDINNEGKTIIVVTHEPDVAAQTKRNVILKDGVIESDEFIKQIVL, from the coding sequence ATGTTAGTAATTCAGGATTTAAATAAGTCATACGATACAGGGAAAAGCAAGCTTCATGTTCTCAAAGGAATTAATCTGAATATTTCTGAAGGGGAGTTTGTTTCTATTATGGGAAGTTCCGGTTCCGGAAAATCTACGCTTCTTAATATTATTGGGATTCTGGACGAAAAAGACTCAGGAACCTATGAATTGGATGGAGTTCCTATTGAACATTTATCTGAAATAAAAGCTGCGGAATACAGAAGCAGGTTTTTAGGATTTATTTTTCAGTCTTTTAATCTTATCAATTATAAAACAGCTTTGGAAAATGTAGCACTTCCTCTGTACTATCAGAATGTACCGAGAAAAGAGCGAAATCAGAAAGCTATGGAATATCTTGAAAAAGTGGGATTGGCACAATGGGCAAACCATCTTCCGAGTGAACTTTCCGGAGGACAGAAACAAAGGGTAGCTATTGCAAGAGCATTGATAACAAATCCAAAAGTGGTGCTTGCAGATGAACCTACCGGCGCGCTGGACTCCAAAACCACTCATGATATTATGAAACTTCTTCAGGATATCAATAATGAGGGGAAAACAATCATTGTTGTAACCCACGAACCGGATGTTGCTGCACAAACGAAAAGAAATGTAATACTGAAAGATGGGGTTATTGAAAGTGATGAGTTTATTAAGCAGATTGTACTATAA
- a CDS encoding four helix bundle protein, producing MFLNLNHYKLDVYQSARKLRIECYKVLSKIPDHEKFNIIDQIRRASTSVVLNITEGCSRKSELERKRYFEIARGSVIELDSCFDIVIECNYIKIEELTKIENLIKTTFILLSKMLKKE from the coding sequence ATGTTTTTAAATCTGAATCATTATAAGCTTGATGTTTATCAGTCAGCCCGAAAATTAAGAATAGAATGTTATAAAGTTTTATCTAAAATTCCTGATCATGAAAAGTTTAATATAATTGACCAGATACGAAGAGCTTCTACTTCAGTGGTATTAAATATTACCGAAGGGTGTTCAAGAAAATCTGAACTGGAAAGGAAAAGATATTTTGAAATTGCCAGAGGTTCAGTTATTGAGTTGGATTCTTGTTTTGATATCGTTATAGAATGTAATTATATTAAAATAGAAGAATTAACAAAAATTGAAAATTTAATAAAAACAACATTTATCCTATTAAGTAAAATGTTGAAAAAAGAGTAG
- a CDS encoding ABC transporter permease produces MFDLDRWQEIFSSIRSNVLRTVLSGFTVALGLFIFIVLFGIGKGLQNAFSEGFAGDAKNLIIISTGKATLAYKGLQSDRNVSMNNADYDFLINADKKKAGPSSPRYSANLMVKYGKESGLYQINGAEPGEQVIENRKVIDGRYLTSMDLARKLNVAVIGRMVQRDLIKNGNPIGKELDINGTMYKVIGVFSDDGGDRDERHITVPITTLQQMKKGSDTVNIAYITYNDKLTPDQAIKYGDELQNKLKARKNVSPDDENGVRVWNNAKNMNDTFTFMAVLTAIVGFIGLGTLLAGIIGISNIMVYIVKERTKEIGVRKAIGAKPSGIVGLIVQESVVITVVSGLIGVGIGVLTLSLIGDSLEEFFIKSPSVGWGAIIMAFIALIFSGLIAGFVPAYRASRIKPIEALRTE; encoded by the coding sequence ATGTTTGACCTAGATCGTTGGCAGGAAATATTCAGTTCTATCCGGAGTAATGTACTTCGGACGGTGCTTTCAGGGTTTACAGTAGCTTTGGGACTGTTTATTTTTATTGTACTTTTTGGAATTGGAAAAGGACTTCAGAATGCTTTCTCTGAAGGATTTGCCGGAGACGCTAAGAACCTTATTATTATTTCAACAGGAAAAGCCACTTTAGCTTATAAAGGTTTGCAGTCTGATAGAAATGTTTCAATGAATAACGCAGACTATGATTTTTTGATTAATGCAGATAAGAAAAAAGCGGGTCCTTCAAGTCCTAGGTATAGCGCCAATTTAATGGTGAAATATGGGAAAGAGAGTGGTCTTTATCAGATCAATGGTGCAGAGCCGGGGGAGCAGGTTATTGAAAATAGAAAAGTTATTGATGGTCGTTATCTGACATCTATGGATTTGGCTAGGAAATTAAATGTTGCAGTAATTGGAAGAATGGTTCAGCGGGATTTGATCAAAAATGGAAATCCTATTGGAAAAGAGCTGGATATTAATGGAACGATGTACAAGGTGATTGGAGTCTTTTCAGATGATGGAGGAGACAGGGATGAAAGACATATTACAGTTCCTATTACCACTTTACAGCAGATGAAAAAGGGTTCTGATACGGTGAATATAGCATATATCACATATAATGATAAGTTGACTCCGGATCAGGCCATAAAATACGGTGATGAGTTACAAAATAAATTAAAAGCCAGAAAGAATGTTTCTCCTGATGATGAAAATGGAGTACGTGTCTGGAATAATGCCAAAAACATGAATGATACATTTACGTTTATGGCAGTTCTTACAGCTATTGTAGGATTCATTGGATTAGGGACACTATTGGCCGGAATTATCGGGATCAGTAATATCATGGTGTATATCGTGAAAGAAAGAACCAAAGAAATCGGAGTACGAAAAGCTATTGGGGCAAAACCAAGCGGAATCGTAGGGCTGATTGTTCAGGAAAGTGTTGTAATTACAGTGGTATCCGGACTTATTGGAGTGGGAATAGGTGTTTTGACATTAAGTCTTATTGGTGACAGTCTTGAAGAATTCTTTATCAAAAGCCCAAGTGTAGGCTGGGGAGCCATTATTATGGCATTCATTGCACTGATTTTTTCAGGATTGATTGCTGGATTTGTGCCCGCATACAGAGCTTCAAGAATCAAACCTATTGAAGCATTGAGAACAGAATAA
- a CDS encoding ABC transporter permease, whose protein sequence is MNIIFKKDTWQEIYYSLRNNKLRTFLTMIGVGWGMFLYVSLLGAAKGMENGFDKLFSGFATNSIFLWAQKTSIPYEGFPKGREVHLNLADMEMLKRRVTAIDYISPQNARGSFTGTPGEAMSRNGKNGTYSLTGDYSVGNKISEKKLIFGRYINDADVSGNKNVVVIGEEIYKNFFDAKKKENPIGKSINIKGLFFNVIGVFRVKKGGGFENDQTAFIPLSTYTKMYNAGDQIDMFAIVSKPNADVNSVEEDVKQVLKTKNKVSPEDTNAFGSFNLGKEFKKLTGFLTGMQLLTIIVGTLTILAGVIAISNILLITVKERTKEIGIRRALGAKPAEVRNQILLESVVITLSSGLLGFMFGIFVLMILNAVTQGQDSFPFYNPTVNYGNVFAAMAVMVILGLVIGMIPAQRAVKIRPIEALRTE, encoded by the coding sequence GTGAATATCATATTTAAAAAAGATACTTGGCAGGAGATCTATTACTCATTGAGGAATAATAAACTCCGAACATTTCTTACCATGATTGGCGTAGGATGGGGGATGTTTTTGTATGTAAGCCTTCTTGGAGCCGCAAAAGGAATGGAAAATGGTTTTGATAAATTATTTTCAGGTTTTGCTACCAATTCAATATTCCTGTGGGCGCAGAAAACATCTATTCCATATGAGGGTTTTCCCAAAGGAAGAGAAGTACATCTGAACTTAGCTGATATGGAAATGCTGAAAAGAAGAGTAACTGCCATAGATTATATCTCGCCGCAAAATGCAAGAGGAAGTTTTACCGGAACACCGGGAGAAGCAATGTCAAGGAATGGGAAAAACGGAACGTATTCGCTTACCGGAGACTACTCTGTAGGAAATAAAATTTCAGAAAAGAAACTGATTTTTGGACGTTATATCAATGATGCTGATGTTTCAGGAAATAAAAATGTAGTGGTTATAGGAGAAGAGATTTATAAAAACTTCTTTGATGCCAAGAAAAAAGAAAATCCAATAGGAAAATCAATCAATATTAAAGGTCTCTTCTTTAATGTCATCGGAGTTTTCCGTGTGAAAAAAGGAGGCGGATTTGAAAATGACCAAACGGCTTTCATTCCACTTTCCACTTATACAAAAATGTATAATGCAGGAGACCAGATTGATATGTTTGCTATTGTAAGCAAGCCTAATGCTGATGTGAATTCCGTAGAAGAAGATGTAAAGCAGGTTTTAAAAACAAAAAATAAAGTTTCACCTGAAGATACCAACGCTTTCGGAAGTTTCAACCTTGGAAAAGAGTTTAAAAAGCTGACCGGTTTCCTTACGGGAATGCAGTTATTAACAATCATTGTTGGTACATTGACGATTCTTGCGGGAGTAATTGCTATTTCGAATATCCTGTTGATTACAGTGAAAGAAAGAACCAAAGAAATCGGGATCAGAAGAGCATTGGGAGCAAAGCCGGCAGAAGTAAGAAATCAGATTTTGCTGGAAAGTGTTGTGATCACGCTCTCCTCGGGATTATTAGGCTTTATGTTTGGAATTTTTGTATTGATGATTCTCAATGCCGTTACACAGGGGCAGGATTCGTTTCCCTTCTATAATCCGACAGTCAACTATGGAAACGTATTTGCAGCAATGGCTGTAATGGTGATTTTAGGATTGGTAATCGGGATGATCCCTGCACAGAGAGCAGTAAAGATCAGACCTATTGAAGCATTAAGAACGGAGTAA
- a CDS encoding efflux RND transporter periplasmic adaptor subunit → MKKKFTWKKAIYIVLGLLFAVALFSGLGYLIKSNSKEGEAFLTRKPTVQNMDDKVMATGKIVPKEEIEIKPNIAGIIDKILVKEGDKVEVGQLIATVKIVPSISEVNASQQEVQNAQIQISNAQMNVGNMQKQFEMQEKLYKQGVASKQEYLNSQQQLFSQQQTLKNAQQQLNTAQKRLQIAKTGATPELKGQGLATTEIRSKASGTVLEVPVKAGSQVIEANNFNAGTTICSVADLNVLIFKGEIDEAQAGKLSEGMDMNIVIGALQNKTFPGKLTMIAPKGKDNAGTIKFPVEGNVTNPNNEYIRAGFSANGEIVLSSQKNALLLDESLVQYEKKQGKDVPFVEVKQKDGKFKKVYVKLGASDGINVQILPGSNITKDTEVKVWNPSDKDKEELKEKANKK, encoded by the coding sequence ATGAAAAAGAAATTCACCTGGAAAAAAGCCATTTATATTGTGTTAGGGCTTTTATTTGCAGTGGCATTGTTCTCGGGGCTTGGCTATCTTATAAAATCAAACTCTAAAGAAGGTGAGGCTTTCCTTACCCGTAAACCTACTGTTCAGAATATGGATGATAAGGTAATGGCTACGGGGAAAATTGTTCCAAAAGAAGAAATTGAAATCAAACCCAATATTGCAGGGATTATAGATAAGATCTTAGTAAAAGAAGGAGATAAAGTAGAGGTAGGGCAGCTGATTGCCACGGTAAAAATTGTTCCAAGCATCTCTGAAGTAAATGCTTCTCAGCAGGAAGTTCAGAATGCACAGATTCAGATCAGCAATGCGCAGATGAATGTAGGAAATATGCAGAAGCAGTTTGAAATGCAGGAGAAACTATATAAGCAGGGAGTTGCTTCTAAGCAGGAATATCTGAACTCTCAGCAACAGTTGTTTTCTCAGCAGCAGACTTTGAAAAATGCCCAGCAGCAATTGAATACCGCTCAAAAAAGATTACAGATCGCTAAAACAGGAGCAACTCCTGAACTTAAAGGACAAGGCCTGGCAACTACAGAAATCCGTTCCAAAGCCTCAGGTACTGTACTTGAAGTTCCTGTAAAAGCAGGAAGTCAGGTGATTGAAGCCAATAACTTTAATGCCGGAACTACAATCTGTTCAGTGGCGGATTTGAACGTCTTGATTTTTAAAGGTGAAATCGATGAAGCACAAGCCGGAAAGCTAAGTGAAGGTATGGATATGAACATCGTGATCGGGGCATTACAAAACAAAACATTCCCTGGGAAACTTACTATGATCGCGCCTAAAGGAAAGGACAATGCAGGAACTATTAAATTTCCGGTAGAAGGAAACGTAACTAATCCTAATAATGAGTATATTAGAGCAGGTTTTTCTGCAAACGGTGAAATTGTTTTGAGTTCTCAGAAAAATGCATTATTATTGGATGAATCTTTAGTCCAGTATGAAAAAAAGCAAGGTAAAGATGTTCCTTTTGTAGAAGTGAAACAAAAAGATGGGAAATTCAAAAAAGTATATGTGAAACTTGGAGCAAGCGACGGTATCAACGTTCAGATTCTTCCGGGATCAAATATTACAAAAGACACTGAGGTGAAAGTTTGGAACCCGTCTGATAAAGACAAAGAAGAGCTGAAAGAAAAAGCGAATAAAAAATAA
- a CDS encoding glycosyltransferase family 39 protein has product MKKDYWILLLFVIAKFALQYSLISPEYELHRDEYLHLDQANHLAWGYLSVPPVNSWIAWIIKMLGNSIFWVKFFPALFGALTIVLVWKIVEELNGSLFAKILASLGILFSVLLRINMLFQPNSLEIFLWLFLYYALIKYFNSEKVKWIYIGAVIFGIGILNKYNIAFSLLGLIPALLLTEQRKIFMQSHVYWAALLALMIIFPNLLWQYQNQFPVIHHMKELSETQLVNVDRMDFMKSQILFFIGVIFVIIAGWGALLLYKPFEKFRFFFWSYIITITLFLFFKAKDYYAIGLYPVYIAFGSVFLGHLFEKGWKRFLKPISILIPILLFLPLYNVAFPNKSPQYIESHQDQYKKFGLLRWEDGKDHPLPQDFADMQGWKELAQKVDKEYSRLSKSGNTMVLCDNYGQTGAINYYSKMGVKAMSFHADYINWIDLSKKYKNVIRVKDAPEAGKELKESGSFFEFAKLYDSITNPYARERGTAIFSLQGAKIDVNKRIQDEIIEVKNEWK; this is encoded by the coding sequence ATGAAAAAAGACTATTGGATTCTGCTTCTTTTTGTCATTGCAAAGTTTGCCCTTCAATACTCGTTAATAAGTCCTGAGTATGAACTCCACCGGGATGAATATCTGCATCTCGATCAGGCGAATCATCTGGCTTGGGGATATCTTTCAGTTCCTCCCGTCAATTCATGGATTGCCTGGATAATTAAAATGTTAGGAAATTCCATATTTTGGGTTAAATTTTTCCCTGCTTTATTTGGAGCACTGACGATAGTGCTGGTGTGGAAAATTGTTGAAGAACTTAATGGAAGCCTCTTTGCCAAAATACTTGCTTCCTTAGGCATTCTGTTTTCAGTGCTCCTCCGGATAAATATGCTGTTTCAGCCTAACTCTTTAGAAATTTTTCTGTGGTTGTTCCTTTATTATGCTTTGATTAAATATTTTAATTCAGAAAAAGTAAAATGGATATACATTGGAGCTGTCATTTTCGGAATAGGAATATTAAATAAATACAATATTGCTTTTTCATTATTGGGGCTTATTCCTGCATTATTGCTCACAGAGCAAAGAAAAATTTTTATGCAGTCTCATGTATATTGGGCTGCTCTTTTGGCTTTGATGATTATTTTTCCCAATCTTCTCTGGCAGTATCAGAATCAGTTTCCGGTCATTCATCATATGAAAGAACTTTCTGAAACACAGCTTGTAAATGTAGACCGAATGGATTTTATGAAATCTCAGATCCTCTTTTTCATAGGAGTTATCTTTGTGATTATTGCGGGCTGGGGAGCATTATTGCTGTACAAACCTTTTGAGAAATTCAGATTTTTCTTCTGGAGTTATATCATTACAATTACTCTGTTTTTGTTTTTTAAAGCAAAAGACTATTACGCAATAGGACTTTATCCAGTGTATATTGCTTTTGGTTCCGTTTTTCTTGGTCATTTATTTGAAAAAGGCTGGAAGAGGTTTTTGAAGCCCATCAGTATTCTCATTCCCATACTTTTATTTCTTCCTTTATATAATGTAGCCTTTCCGAATAAAAGTCCTCAATATATTGAATCCCATCAGGATCAATACAAAAAATTCGGGCTGCTTCGGTGGGAGGATGGAAAAGATCATCCGTTACCTCAGGATTTTGCAGATATGCAGGGCTGGAAAGAATTGGCTCAAAAAGTAGATAAAGAATATTCACGACTGTCAAAGTCAGGAAATACTATGGTTCTGTGTGATAATTATGGGCAGACCGGAGCTATTAATTACTATTCAAAAATGGGTGTAAAAGCAATGTCATTTCATGCAGATTATATCAATTGGATAGATTTAAGCAAAAAATATAAAAATGTTATCAGGGTCAAAGATGCTCCGGAAGCAGGGAAAGAACTTAAAGAATCCGGTTCTTTTTTTGAATTTGCAAAATTATATGATTCTATTACCAATCCATACGCAAGAGAAAGAGGAACCGCAATTTTCAGTTTGCAGGGAGCAAAAATAGATGTTAATAAAAGAATTCAGGACGAAATTATTGAAGTTAAAAATGAATGGAAATAG
- a CDS encoding NAD(P)/FAD-dependent oxidoreductase, whose amino-acid sequence MENKNFDVIIIGGSYSGLSAGMSLGRSLRNVLIIDNGKPCNRQTPHSHNFVTHDGKTPAEIARLAKEDVEKYNTVRFYSGTVVKTVKTTGGFEIEISSGEKFYAKKLILASGVKDMMPDIPGFAECWGISVIHCPYCHGYEVKNESTGILSNGDMAYEFSKLIFNLTKNLTLFTNGKAVLTDEQIEKLKQNKIILNEDKIEEIKHENGSIQKIIFKNGNEVPLQALYAKIPFEQNLNVSDDLGCELTEQGFIKVDMMQKTNVPGVFACGDNVTMMRSVANAIAQGNFAGAVVNKELVDEEF is encoded by the coding sequence ATGGAAAACAAAAACTTTGATGTCATTATAATAGGAGGAAGCTATTCAGGATTATCAGCAGGCATGTCATTAGGAAGATCTTTAAGAAATGTCCTTATTATAGATAACGGAAAACCTTGTAACAGGCAGACTCCTCATTCCCATAATTTTGTTACTCATGACGGCAAAACACCGGCAGAAATTGCAAGGCTGGCAAAAGAAGATGTAGAAAAATATAATACTGTCCGGTTTTATAGCGGAACAGTTGTAAAAACAGTAAAAACAACCGGAGGTTTCGAGATTGAAATTTCATCTGGTGAAAAATTCTATGCTAAAAAACTCATCCTTGCTTCCGGAGTAAAGGATATGATGCCGGATATTCCAGGATTTGCAGAGTGCTGGGGGATTTCTGTTATACATTGTCCATACTGTCATGGCTATGAAGTGAAAAATGAGAGTACCGGAATTCTTTCCAATGGAGATATGGCTTACGAATTTTCAAAACTGATTTTTAATCTGACTAAAAATCTTACCCTGTTTACCAATGGAAAAGCTGTTCTTACTGATGAACAGATTGAAAAACTAAAGCAGAATAAAATCATTCTTAATGAAGATAAGATTGAAGAGATCAAACATGAAAATGGATCTATTCAAAAAATTATTTTCAAAAATGGGAATGAAGTTCCTTTACAGGCTTTATATGCTAAAATTCCTTTTGAACAAAATCTCAATGTATCCGATGATCTGGGATGTGAACTGACAGAACAGGGATTTATTAAAGTAGACATGATGCAGAAAACAAACGTTCCCGGAGTTTTTGCCTGTGGAGACAATGTAACGATGATGCGTTCTGTAGCCAATGCAATAGCACAGGGGAATTTTGCTGGTGCTGTAGTAAATAAAGAACTTGTGGATGAAGAATTTTAA